In the genome of Streptomyces sp. NBC_00190, one region contains:
- a CDS encoding lysine N(6)-hydroxylase/L-ornithine N(5)-oxygenase family protein, translating to MSEPTSEHDVVAVGCGPFNLGLAALASTVDGLDLVVLEEQPELTWHRGMMFADASMQVNFLADLVTLVAPGHPLSFLTYLHDMDRLYTFTVRENFFPSRREYEDYLRWAAAKLSSVRFSHRAVEVHWDAAAETFTVHAVRGDGTRLRMLARNLVLGIGTAPYVPDALAGLPPSRLLHTADYLYRASDVDGAAKVTVIGSGQSGAEVTAALLGRNLAGGPAVSWLTRTSSFAPLDYTKMVLEMTTPAYMEYFHSLPEEVRDRLTREQWQFYKGISTDTLEEIHELLYRRQLEHGLAEAELRFGITVESAATDPAGRAVLTCRHRDTGLLFEHTTDLVVAATGYRGRPPAFLKPVEDLLLRDGRGRHRVRLDHSVELAEGVTGRVFVANAETHSHGVSSPNLDIGAVRNATILNAVTGREVYRLPKRSAFTTFEAPRRTLRAGPDAVR from the coding sequence ATGAGCGAACCCACCAGCGAGCACGACGTGGTGGCCGTCGGCTGCGGCCCCTTCAACCTGGGGCTCGCCGCTCTCGCCTCGACGGTGGACGGCCTGGACCTGGTCGTACTGGAGGAGCAGCCCGAGCTCACCTGGCACCGGGGGATGATGTTCGCCGACGCCTCGATGCAGGTGAACTTCCTGGCCGACCTCGTCACCCTCGTCGCACCCGGCCATCCCCTGTCGTTCCTCACCTACCTCCACGACATGGACCGGCTCTACACCTTCACGGTGCGCGAGAACTTCTTCCCCTCCCGTCGTGAGTACGAGGACTACCTGCGCTGGGCGGCGGCGAAACTCTCCTCGGTGCGCTTCTCGCACCGCGCCGTGGAGGTCCACTGGGACGCCGCCGCCGAAACCTTCACCGTGCACGCCGTGCGCGGCGACGGCACACGCCTGCGGATGCTCGCCCGCAACCTTGTCCTGGGCATCGGCACGGCCCCGTACGTGCCGGACGCCCTCGCCGGCCTGCCGCCCTCACGACTGCTGCACACCGCCGACTACCTGTACCGGGCGTCCGACGTGGACGGTGCCGCGAAGGTCACGGTGATCGGCTCGGGCCAGTCGGGGGCCGAGGTCACGGCCGCCCTGCTGGGGCGCAACCTCGCGGGCGGACCGGCGGTGAGCTGGCTGACGCGCACCTCCTCGTTCGCCCCGCTGGACTACACCAAGATGGTCCTGGAGATGACCACCCCCGCGTACATGGAGTACTTCCACTCTTTGCCCGAGGAGGTACGGGACCGGCTGACCCGGGAGCAATGGCAGTTCTACAAGGGGATCTCCACCGACACCCTGGAGGAGATCCACGAACTGCTCTACCGCCGCCAGCTGGAGCACGGACTGGCCGAGGCGGAGCTGCGCTTCGGCATCACGGTGGAGTCGGCGGCCACGGATCCGGCGGGGCGGGCGGTGCTGACCTGCCGGCACCGCGACACGGGCCTGCTCTTCGAGCACACCACCGACCTCGTGGTGGCCGCCACCGGCTACCGGGGCCGCCCGCCCGCGTTCCTGAAACCGGTCGAGGACCTGTTGCTACGGGACGGACGCGGGCGCCACCGGGTACGCCTGGACCATTCCGTCGAGCTGGCGGAAGGGGTGACCGGCCGCGTCTTCGTGGCGAACGCCGAGACCCACAGCCACGGTGTCTCCTCGCCCAATCTGGACATCGGCGCGGTGCGCAACGCCACGATCCTGAACGCGGTCACGGGCCGGGAGGTCTACCGGCTGCCGAAGCGGAGCGCGTTCACGACGTTCGAGGCCCCGCGACGGACGCTCCGGGCAGGGCCGGACGCGGTGCGCTGA
- a CDS encoding M4 family metallopeptidase, which produces MVAISVQSGSANASAEREAGATSLALTSGARAQAITAAQSTAADTARAIGLADDEGLVARDVIKDADGTVHTRYERTYTGLPVLGGDLVVHQKKDGSRKTTKGIEARIAPAAARTSLKAAPAGARQVVWAASGKPVFAYEAVVTGTQPDGTPSERHVITDAATGAELYSYEAIDTGTGTSQYSGSVTVGSTPNGSAYDLTDGGRGGHKTYDLNGGTSGTGSLFTDADDKWGDGLVSNRQTAAVDAHYGAAVTWDFYKSEFGRNGIAGDGKAAYSRVHYGNAYVNAFWDDSCFCMTYGDGAANQKPLTSLDVAGHEMSHGLTASTAKLNYSRESGGLNEATSDIFGTSVEFFANNSSDVGDYLIGEKIDIRGNGSPLRYMDKPSKDGASADYWSKSVGRLDVHNSSGVANHFFYLLSEGSGAKTINGVSYDSPTYDGSTVTGIGRTKAYKIWYKALSTYMTSTTDYAGARTATLQATADLYGSTGAEYQQVAAAWKAVNVK; this is translated from the coding sequence ATGGTCGCGATCTCCGTCCAGAGCGGCTCGGCCAACGCGTCGGCCGAGCGCGAGGCGGGAGCGACCTCGCTCGCCCTGACCTCCGGCGCACGCGCCCAGGCGATCACCGCGGCCCAGAGCACGGCGGCCGACACCGCGCGGGCCATCGGCCTGGCCGACGACGAGGGCCTCGTGGCCCGTGATGTGATCAAGGACGCCGACGGTACGGTGCACACGCGCTACGAGCGCACCTACACCGGACTGCCGGTCCTCGGCGGCGATCTGGTGGTCCACCAGAAGAAGGACGGCAGCCGCAAGACCACCAAGGGCATCGAGGCCCGAATAGCCCCGGCCGCCGCCCGCACCTCCCTGAAGGCCGCGCCCGCCGGCGCCCGTCAGGTCGTCTGGGCCGCGAGCGGCAAGCCGGTCTTCGCCTACGAGGCCGTCGTCACGGGCACCCAGCCCGACGGCACGCCCAGCGAGCGCCACGTGATCACGGACGCCGCCACCGGCGCCGAGCTGTACTCGTACGAGGCCATCGACACCGGCACCGGCACGAGCCAGTACTCCGGCAGCGTCACGGTCGGCTCCACGCCGAACGGGTCGGCCTACGACCTGACCGACGGCGGCCGCGGCGGCCACAAGACCTACGACCTGAACGGCGGCACCAGCGGCACCGGAAGCCTCTTCACCGACGCCGACGACAAGTGGGGCGACGGGCTGGTGTCGAACCGTCAGACCGCCGCGGTCGACGCCCATTACGGCGCTGCCGTGACCTGGGACTTCTACAAGTCCGAGTTCGGCCGCAACGGCATCGCCGGCGACGGCAAGGCCGCCTACTCCCGCGTCCACTACGGCAACGCCTACGTCAACGCCTTCTGGGACGACAGCTGCTTCTGCATGACCTACGGCGACGGCGCCGCCAACCAGAAGCCGCTCACCTCCCTGGACGTCGCGGGCCACGAGATGAGCCACGGCCTGACCGCCTCCACCGCGAAGCTGAACTACAGCCGCGAGTCGGGCGGTCTCAACGAGGCCACCAGCGACATCTTCGGCACCTCGGTGGAGTTCTTCGCCAACAACTCCAGCGACGTCGGCGACTACCTCATCGGCGAGAAGATCGACATCCGCGGCAACGGCAGCCCGCTGCGTTACATGGACAAGCCCAGCAAGGACGGCGCCTCGGCCGACTACTGGTCCAAGTCCGTGGGCCGGCTCGACGTGCACAACTCCTCGGGCGTCGCGAACCACTTCTTCTACCTGCTGTCCGAGGGCAGCGGCGCGAAGACGATCAACGGCGTCTCCTACGACTCGCCCACGTACGACGGCTCGACGGTCACCGGCATCGGCCGGACCAAGGCCTACAAGATCTGGTACAAGGCGCTCTCGACCTACATGACGTCCACCACCGACTACGCGGGGGCGCGGACCGCGACCCTGCAGGCGACGGCCGACCTGTACGGCTCGACCGGCGCCGAGTACCAGCAGGTGGCGGCCGCCTGGAAGGCCGTCAACGTCAAGTAG
- a CDS encoding M4 family metallopeptidase gives MPRRTPRGLTAAATATLALATLTTLAGPASASGNSAAAPLPQARIFMVNPVQSSGDQTLVDAKDSAGAVPASAYTTAALRGLDGSGRLSGKWAYVRSDTGASANLADVGGYNRSDDQFEQVMAYFWVNEAQEYLQSLGFGTELPGANDRAQPVRINQWGSDNSFFTDKKNEIRFGKGGVDDAEDAEVIVHEYGHAVHEAQVPGFGTSPEAGAIGEAFGDYLAVAVGSHAAAAYGWPQRADLACVADWDSIAYSAAPHCLRRVDGNKVYGDLEGEVHADGEIWSRALFDIRGALGARTADRVIVNAQFGFAPGTSFQDAALTTIATAERMYGKSAADAVRAAFKARQIPGIQ, from the coding sequence ATGCCTCGCCGCACACCCCGCGGCCTCACCGCCGCGGCCACCGCCACCCTGGCGCTGGCCACCCTGACTACCCTGGCCGGACCGGCCTCGGCGTCCGGGAACTCCGCTGCCGCGCCGCTCCCCCAGGCCCGCATCTTCATGGTCAACCCCGTCCAGTCCTCGGGGGACCAGACCCTCGTCGACGCCAAGGACTCCGCCGGGGCCGTGCCCGCCTCGGCCTACACCACGGCCGCCCTGCGGGGCCTCGACGGCAGCGGCCGGCTGTCGGGGAAGTGGGCGTACGTCAGATCGGACACCGGCGCCTCGGCCAACCTCGCCGACGTCGGCGGCTACAACCGCAGCGACGACCAGTTCGAGCAGGTCATGGCCTATTTCTGGGTCAACGAGGCGCAGGAGTACCTGCAGTCGCTGGGCTTCGGGACAGAGCTGCCCGGGGCCAACGACCGGGCCCAGCCGGTCCGCATCAACCAGTGGGGGTCCGACAACTCCTTCTTCACCGACAAGAAGAACGAGATCCGCTTCGGCAAGGGCGGGGTCGACGACGCCGAGGACGCCGAGGTCATCGTCCACGAGTACGGCCACGCGGTGCACGAGGCGCAGGTACCCGGCTTCGGCACCTCCCCCGAAGCCGGTGCGATAGGCGAGGCCTTCGGCGACTACCTGGCCGTGGCGGTCGGGTCGCACGCGGCCGCCGCCTACGGCTGGCCGCAGCGGGCGGACCTGGCCTGCGTCGCGGACTGGGACTCGATCGCCTACAGCGCCGCCCCGCACTGCCTGCGCCGCGTCGACGGGAACAAGGTCTACGGCGACCTCGAGGGTGAGGTGCACGCGGACGGCGAGATCTGGTCCCGCGCGCTCTTCGACATCCGCGGCGCCCTGGGCGCCCGGACGGCCGACCGCGTCATCGTCAACGCGCAGTTCGGCTTCGCGCCGGGCACCTCCTTCCAGGACGCGGCGCTGACGACGATCGCCACCGCCGAGCGCATGTACGGCAAGAGCGCCGCCGACGCCGTGCGCGCCGCGTTCAAGGCCCGTCAGATCCCCGGCATCCAGTAG
- a CDS encoding alpha/beta hydrolase, whose amino-acid sequence MSLTSTTLLVSAVLCTALMFAATVWLWPRLARRSGRAVLGRIGLILTVQALLLASVGLTANRTFLLYGSWSELLGRKSAPALIAQDSGDSVVKVLGRQRPKVPGSGAPQLSGEIEKVMVQGRLSKAANPAYVYLPPEYFQKGNEKRTFPATVVLTGFPGMTENLLEKLPYPKTAWTQAKQKKMQPMILVMMRPTVEPTRNTQCVDVPGGPASETFFGTDLPQALSGTYRITPSPRGWGIMGDSTGGYCALKVALEHPESYAAGVGLSADYKPELDKDSGDLFHGNKDEEKRADLLWSLDHLPQGNSSFLVATSLQGEENYQPTQKFVEKVKAPARVSSITLDHGGHNFITWGREIPPSLEWLSGRLSAE is encoded by the coding sequence ATGAGTCTGACCAGTACCACGCTCCTTGTCTCCGCCGTGCTCTGCACGGCACTGATGTTCGCCGCCACCGTGTGGCTGTGGCCGCGCCTGGCGCGGCGGAGCGGGCGGGCGGTCCTGGGCCGGATCGGGCTGATCCTCACCGTGCAGGCGCTGCTGCTCGCCTCGGTCGGCCTGACCGCGAACCGGACCTTCCTGCTCTACGGATCGTGGAGCGAGCTGCTGGGCCGCAAGAGCGCGCCGGCGCTCATCGCCCAGGACTCGGGCGATTCGGTCGTGAAGGTCCTCGGCAGGCAGCGGCCGAAGGTCCCCGGCAGCGGGGCACCCCAGTTGAGCGGTGAGATCGAGAAGGTCATGGTGCAGGGCCGGCTGTCCAAGGCAGCCAATCCCGCCTACGTGTACCTGCCGCCGGAGTACTTCCAGAAGGGCAACGAGAAGCGGACCTTCCCCGCCACCGTCGTACTGACCGGCTTCCCCGGGATGACGGAGAACCTGCTGGAGAAGCTCCCGTACCCGAAGACCGCGTGGACGCAGGCCAAGCAGAAGAAGATGCAGCCGATGATCCTCGTCATGATGCGGCCCACCGTCGAGCCGACGCGCAACACCCAGTGCGTGGACGTCCCGGGCGGACCGGCCAGCGAGACCTTCTTCGGCACCGACCTGCCGCAGGCGCTGTCCGGTACCTACCGGATCACCCCCTCACCCCGCGGCTGGGGCATCATGGGCGATTCCACCGGCGGCTACTGCGCGCTGAAGGTCGCACTGGAGCATCCGGAGAGCTATGCGGCCGGTGTGGGCCTGTCGGCGGACTACAAGCCCGAGCTGGACAAGGACTCCGGAGACCTCTTCCACGGCAACAAGGACGAGGAGAAGCGGGCCGACCTGCTGTGGAGCCTGGACCATCTGCCGCAGGGCAACTCCTCCTTCCTGGTCGCCACGTCCCTGCAGGGCGAGGAGAACTACCAGCCGACGCAGAAGTTCGTCGAGAAGGTGAAGGCGCCCGCGCGCGTCTCGTCGATCACCCTCGACCACGGCGGGCACAACTTCATCACCTGGGGACGGGAGATCCCGCCGAGCCTGGAGTGGCTCAGCGGCCGCCTCTCCGCCGAGTGA
- a CDS encoding carbonic anhydrase has translation MDSNTRRPAAFSHSRRTLLRTAVAGTAAAGAGLALGPAFPASAAAREPETTDRPVTPAQALRRLAAGNERWRTGDQEHPHESAAVRRRLVQGQHPFAIVLGCVDSRVPPELVFDQGLGDLLTVRSAGEVLDEAVLGSIAYGVLELRIPLVLVLAHQSCGAVAAAVHADETGEPLPAHIQYLADQIRPSIDHGQHGEARVDATVNAHVRRVSRRLAAEPDLAGKVAAGELAVVAARYELRDQRVRTLS, from the coding sequence ATGGATTCGAACACGCGCAGACCCGCAGCCTTCTCACACAGCCGCCGCACCCTGCTGCGCACCGCCGTGGCCGGTACGGCGGCCGCCGGAGCGGGCCTGGCCCTCGGTCCGGCCTTCCCCGCCTCCGCCGCCGCCCGGGAGCCGGAGACCACGGACCGCCCGGTCACTCCCGCCCAGGCGCTGCGCAGGCTGGCGGCCGGAAACGAGCGCTGGCGGACCGGGGACCAGGAGCACCCGCACGAGTCCGCGGCCGTGCGCCGCCGCCTCGTCCAGGGACAGCACCCCTTCGCGATCGTGCTCGGCTGCGTCGATTCGAGGGTTCCCCCGGAGCTGGTCTTCGACCAGGGGCTGGGCGACCTGCTGACCGTACGCTCCGCGGGTGAGGTGCTCGACGAGGCGGTGCTGGGAAGCATCGCGTACGGGGTCCTCGAACTGCGCATACCGCTGGTTCTCGTACTGGCCCACCAGTCGTGCGGGGCCGTGGCGGCGGCGGTGCACGCCGACGAGACCGGTGAGCCGCTCCCCGCGCACATCCAGTACCTGGCCGACCAGATACGGCCGTCCATCGACCACGGCCAGCACGGCGAGGCCCGTGTGGACGCCACGGTGAACGCACACGTACGGCGCGTCAGCCGCCGACTCGCGGCCGAGCCGGACCTCGCCGGAAAGGTGGCAGCCGGCGAACTGGCCGTGGTGGCCGCCCGCTACGAACTGCGCGACCAGCGCGTCCGCACCCTGTCCTGA
- a CDS encoding DUF6153 family protein, translating into MIPAPQPTRRRPAGPGRLLLVLAVLAGVLAMHGLGTGGMTARAHTTASGAHATAATHEGSGHQAGADCSHTAGGQGFVHHADATCAATGIVTAYAPPALVAALQGASPAGALATRAPDSAESGRAPPDLAELQLLRI; encoded by the coding sequence GTGATCCCCGCACCGCAGCCGACGCGTCGCCGCCCTGCCGGGCCCGGCCGCCTGCTGCTGGTGCTCGCGGTACTGGCCGGTGTGCTGGCCATGCACGGTCTGGGCACCGGCGGGATGACCGCCCGGGCGCACACCACCGCGTCCGGTGCCCACGCCACGGCGGCGACCCACGAAGGGTCCGGACATCAGGCGGGCGCGGACTGCTCGCACACCGCCGGCGGACAGGGGTTCGTGCATCACGCCGACGCCACCTGCGCCGCCACCGGGATCGTCACGGCGTACGCGCCGCCCGCGCTCGTGGCCGCCCTCCAGGGCGCGTCCCCGGCCGGGGCACTCGCCACCCGCGCGCCGGATTCGGCCGAGAGCGGGCGCGCGCCGCCCGACCTGGCGGAACTGCAACTCCTGCGGATCTAG
- a CDS encoding DUF305 domain-containing protein produces MSKNRSPFSRTAFRRTAAVVAVGAASFVLAACGAGDDGAAAHHGQAPKAPSASSSAAQGGHNAADVAFAKGMIPHHRQAVEMADLAPSRAESAEVKQLAAEIKKAQDPEIRTLSGWLASWGEQAPAEGAMDHSAHGAGGGMMTAGQLAELEKSSGKAFDTAFMELMIKHHEGAVAMAKTEQGQGTFPEARTMAEAIITSQTAEIARMNGLLGKN; encoded by the coding sequence ATGAGCAAGAACCGTTCCCCGTTCAGCCGTACCGCCTTCCGCCGCACCGCGGCGGTCGTGGCCGTCGGCGCCGCCTCGTTCGTCCTCGCCGCCTGCGGCGCGGGAGACGACGGCGCCGCCGCGCACCACGGTCAGGCCCCGAAGGCACCGTCGGCCTCCTCGTCCGCCGCACAGGGCGGACACAACGCCGCCGACGTCGCCTTCGCCAAGGGGATGATCCCCCACCACCGCCAGGCCGTGGAGATGGCGGACCTCGCCCCCTCCCGGGCCGAGTCGGCCGAGGTGAAGCAGCTCGCCGCGGAGATCAAGAAGGCCCAGGACCCGGAGATCAGGACCCTCTCCGGGTGGCTGGCCTCGTGGGGTGAGCAGGCCCCCGCCGAGGGCGCCATGGACCACTCCGCCCACGGCGCGGGCGGCGGGATGATGACCGCCGGGCAGCTGGCCGAGCTGGAGAAGTCCTCCGGGAAGGCGTTCGACACCGCCTTCATGGAACTCATGATCAAGCACCACGAGGGCGCGGTCGCGATGGCGAAGACGGAGCAGGGCCAGGGCACCTTCCCCGAGGCCAGGACGATGGCCGAGGCCATCATCACCTCGCAGACCGCCGAGATCGCCAGGATGAACGGCCTCCTCGGCAAGAACTGA
- a CDS encoding MBL fold metallo-hydrolase produces the protein MIDFLADTPVAGSLDTVWHAGWPSPKHDPFPEIQIHAYTENTVILRQNKSVHYEAPFLFLLFGNESALLIDTGATSDPGHFPLRATVDALIEDWLVRNPRAQYGLTVTHTHGHGDHIAADGQFTDRPGTTVVGHVLDEVTAHFGLEGWPHGTAELDLGGRILDLVPGPGHHSAAVVFYDRHTGLLLTGDSLYPGRLYVQDRAAYAETVDRLLDFCATRPVTHVLGCHIEMTTTADTDYPRGTTYQPDEPPLQLTAAHLRTLRQALAETAGQPGSHPCGDFIVVYTS, from the coding sequence GTGATCGATTTCCTTGCTGACACCCCGGTCGCCGGCAGCCTGGACACCGTGTGGCACGCGGGCTGGCCGTCGCCCAAGCACGACCCCTTCCCCGAGATCCAGATCCACGCGTACACCGAGAACACGGTGATCCTGCGCCAGAACAAGTCCGTGCACTACGAGGCACCCTTCCTCTTCCTCCTCTTCGGGAACGAGAGCGCGCTGCTCATCGACACCGGCGCCACCTCCGACCCCGGCCACTTCCCGCTGCGCGCGACGGTCGACGCGCTGATCGAGGACTGGCTGGTGCGCAACCCCCGCGCGCAGTACGGGCTGACGGTCACCCACACCCACGGCCACGGCGACCACATCGCGGCCGACGGGCAGTTCACCGACAGGCCCGGCACCACGGTCGTCGGCCACGTCCTGGACGAGGTCACGGCCCACTTCGGGCTCGAAGGCTGGCCGCACGGTACGGCCGAACTGGACCTGGGCGGGCGGATCCTCGACCTCGTCCCCGGCCCCGGCCACCACTCCGCGGCCGTGGTGTTCTACGACCGGCACACCGGCCTCCTGCTGACCGGCGACTCCCTCTACCCCGGGCGGCTCTACGTGCAAGACCGGGCCGCGTATGCCGAGACCGTGGACCGGCTCCTGGACTTCTGCGCGACCAGGCCGGTCACCCACGTCCTCGGCTGCCACATCGAGATGACCACCACGGCGGACACCGACTATCCCCGCGGCACCACCTACCAGCCGGACGAGCCTCCGCTCCAGCTCACCGCGGCGCATCTGCGCACCCTGCGCCAGGCCCTCGCCGAGACCGCGGGACAGCCGGGCTCCCACCCGTGCGGCGATTTCATCGTGGTGTACACCTCCTGA
- a CDS encoding AMP-binding protein, with product MSSASSYASGVCDVPLLGDTIGENLDRTVRRFPGHDALIDMAAGRRWTYAELAADVDSLALGLLDLGIVKGDRVGIWAPNRAEWTLVQYATARIGAVLVTVNPAYRSHELEYVLRQSGIRLLVAAERFKTSDYAGMIEEVRPRCPELEFTVLLEGPGWTSLLERGRRGDPADLARAQASLSPDDPINIQYTSGTTGFPKGATLSHHNILNNGFFVGELCHYTEQDRVCIPVPFYHCFGMVMGNLACTSHGAAMVIPAPSFDPAATLAAVAAESCTSLYGVPTMFIAELADPGFASYDLSSLRTGIMAGSPCPVEVMKEVIDRMGMAEVSICYGMTETSPVSTQTRADDSVERRVSTVGRVGPHLEVKVVDPGSGRTVPRGEPGELCTRGYSVMLGYWGEPERTAEAVDAARWMHTGDLAVMDEDGYLSITGRIKDMVIRGGENVYPREIEEFLHAHPDILDVQVIGVPDPKYGEELMAWVRMREGAEPLTAAGVRAYCDGRLAHFKIPRYVHVVDEFPMTVTGKIRKIEMRETAARLLGRP from the coding sequence GTGTCCTCCGCGTCGAGTTATGCGTCCGGTGTCTGTGACGTGCCGCTGCTGGGCGACACGATCGGCGAGAACCTGGACCGCACCGTCCGCCGGTTCCCCGGTCACGACGCCCTGATCGACATGGCCGCCGGGCGCCGGTGGACGTACGCGGAGCTGGCCGCCGATGTCGACTCCCTCGCGCTCGGGCTGCTGGACCTCGGCATCGTCAAGGGGGACCGGGTCGGGATCTGGGCGCCGAACCGCGCCGAGTGGACGCTGGTCCAGTACGCCACCGCCAGGATCGGGGCGGTGCTCGTCACCGTGAACCCCGCCTACCGCTCCCACGAACTGGAGTACGTCCTGCGGCAGTCCGGGATCCGGCTGCTGGTCGCGGCGGAACGCTTCAAGACCTCCGACTACGCGGGCATGATCGAGGAGGTACGGCCGCGCTGCCCGGAACTGGAGTTCACGGTCCTGTTGGAGGGGCCCGGCTGGACCTCCCTGCTGGAGCGCGGCCGCCGGGGCGACCCCGCCGACCTCGCCCGGGCACAGGCCTCGCTCAGCCCGGACGACCCGATCAACATTCAATACACCTCGGGGACCACGGGCTTCCCCAAGGGCGCGACCCTCTCACACCACAACATCCTCAACAACGGCTTCTTCGTCGGCGAGTTGTGCCACTACACCGAGCAGGACCGGGTCTGCATCCCGGTGCCCTTCTACCACTGCTTCGGCATGGTGATGGGCAACCTCGCGTGCACCAGCCACGGCGCGGCCATGGTGATCCCGGCGCCGTCGTTCGATCCGGCGGCGACCCTGGCCGCGGTCGCGGCGGAGTCGTGCACCTCGCTGTACGGGGTCCCCACCATGTTCATCGCCGAGCTCGCGGACCCGGGCTTCGCTTCGTACGACCTGTCCAGCCTGCGGACGGGCATCATGGCGGGCTCGCCCTGTCCGGTCGAGGTGATGAAGGAGGTCATCGACCGGATGGGCATGGCCGAGGTGTCCATCTGCTACGGGATGACGGAGACCTCGCCCGTGTCGACGCAGACCCGCGCGGACGACTCCGTCGAGCGCCGGGTGTCGACCGTGGGCCGGGTCGGCCCGCACCTGGAGGTGAAGGTCGTCGATCCGGGGTCCGGGCGGACCGTGCCGCGCGGGGAACCGGGCGAGCTGTGCACCCGCGGCTACTCGGTGATGCTCGGTTACTGGGGCGAGCCGGAGCGCACCGCCGAGGCCGTCGACGCGGCCCGCTGGATGCACACGGGCGACCTGGCGGTCATGGACGAGGACGGCTACCTGAGCATCACCGGCCGCATCAAGGACATGGTCATCCGCGGCGGGGAGAACGTCTACCCGCGCGAGATCGAGGAGTTCCTCCACGCCCACCCGGACATCCTGGACGTCCAGGTCATCGGCGTACCGGACCCGAAGTACGGGGAGGAGCTGATGGCCTGGGTCCGGATGCGCGAGGGCGCCGAGCCGCTGACCGCCGCCGGGGTACGGGCGTACTGCGACGGCCGGCTCGCCCACTTCAAGATCCCGCGCTACGTCCACGTCGTGGACGAGTTCCCGATGACGGTCACCGGGAAGATCCGCAAGATCGAGATGCGCGAGACGGCGGCCCGCCTGCTGGGCCGCCCGTGA